From a region of the Besnoitia besnoiti strain Bb-Ger1 chromosome I, whole genome shotgun sequence genome:
- a CDS encoding hypothetical protein (encoded by transcript BESB_010400) gives MASDSEKNGDGLREQASAMSVRADDEADREQGYASVSEGVESENEDSGCSPPAFEARRFRRAQGADSHEGALPAQGSGAAALDEGGEGKRAPGSRSRAAPATPHPHANVNREDENMCRTAEAPMDFSSRVSGCRDRAGPRAGPAGGSAGASARGRPGSSSACASSRGFCEDCFSSQDAARCWGCRRSPRSPPPREEPRRVAVPRESSLARLGGSLRLSLLKSGMPVRISLDSSEVVSLQPPAPLYLFLLRASYLPQAVNACVNHFRVFVRPGVAHHAASAPAPSFSFLGYPLDWRLPVGVSFDLLASGAQPVLPSAATRPRGGRSRRRQPHDAHEREKKDVDCRPQMVQLEKKGVAAAYGALHARRDGEGGGQRALEEVKDLSPRRHSRRPHSPYAAEDADLISVCQPEACGLTATLPWALTFHFHSSPSSVARQLAPSSAFARNSGEKEDPLPSSLSHRDACEAEGSAEKRPAASARAQGCKAPGLPLLLPPSVSPPYEGWASFESLFLNNLRQASYMLTGSAAAFHRLSKADELNVLNAFRSSDFAAYFDAVAPLEGDDPTRPLRPADGSRGARGGASDPRSGRAGSDLEGEAQARGRGRSAQERRGGAEACDAREGQDSAATASCRGEEGAGLRREDAGRGRKRRQDRGSMQRLPVRLHFVTRGADERRESECWGDDSESDGAGDGARGASSSWSAFRAKSRSSEGVPLITSMLIAAPVFARESEQGARSAASEARGDPSSVPSREDREARSMRASSLAASEGASEQGGHEDEARAEAVSDAEARQAVERDRRGVSPLQRSSEVSSSHAEDSSHPDAMAFYTLGDLLHSTVAQLFPKKTWRRLPQAPGDRGRTRPREREAVSRADRSEVEASLATARERERERGKAKAEHDARLETPASRRRGLRRQRGGRRERWREGADLTGGSDSEAGSVEEGGVRSELEESEILTLHSGYRSRGCRVFVQGIEPLLDTPLYWLWRHAACTDLFLHVVVVLPPTAAAPPRGGDRSE, from the coding sequence ATGGCGAGCGATTCAGAAAAGAACGGAGATGGGCTGCGCGAGCAAGCCTCCGCGATGAGCGTAAgggcagacgacgaggcagatCGGGAGCAGGGCTACGCGTCTGTCAGCGAAGGAGTTGAGAGCGAAAACGAGGATTCAGGgtgctcgccgcctgcgttcgaggcgcggcgcttcaggcGCGCGCAAGGCGCCGATTCACACGAgggcgcgctgcccgcgcagGGCTCGGGAGCAGCGGCCCTCGACGAGGGGGGAGAAGGAAAGCGAGCGCCTgggagccgcagcagagctgcacccgcgacgccgcatcCTCACGCGAATGTaaacagagaagacgagaataTGTGCAGGACTGCGGAAGCGCCAATGGACTTTTCTTCTCGAGTCTCGGGttgccgcgaccgcgcggggccgcgggcggggccCGCGGGCGGGTCGGCtggggcgagcgcgcggggTCGGCCTGGCAGTTCctcggcgtgcgcgtcgtcgcgggggTTCTGTGAAGACTGTTTTTCTTCACAGGACGCGGCGCGTTGCTGGGGATGCCGCCGGAGCCCCAGAAGCCCGCCACCGAGAGAGGAGCCTCGGCGGGTCGCGGTGCCGCGTGAGAgttcgctggcgcgcctggGAGggtcgctgcgtctctcgctgctcaAGAGCGGCATGCCGGTTCGAATTTCGCTGGACTCGTCGGAGgtggtgtctctgcagccgccggcgccgctgtaTCTCTTTCTGCTGCGGGCGTCGTACCTGCCGCAGGCCGTCAACGCATGCGTGAACCACTTCCGCGTGTTTGTGAGACCGGGCGTCGCTCAccacgcggcctcggcgcccgccccctCGTTTTCGTTTCTCGGCTACCCGCTCGACTGGAGGCTGCCTGTCGGCGTCTCTTTCGACCtgctcgccagcggcgcgcagcccgtTCTGCCCTCCGCAGCGACCCGCCCCCGCGGGGGCAGAtcccgcaggcggcagccacACGACGCAcacgagcgcgagaagaaagacgtcGACTGTCGCCCGCAGATGGTGCAACTCGAAAAAaagggcgtcgcggccgcctaCGGGGCGCTacacgcgaggagagacggcgaaggcggagggcaGAGGGCCTTAGAAGAGGTGAAGGACCTTTCGCCGCGACGCCATTCCAGGCGGCCGCATTCGCCCTATGCAGCTGAAGACGCAGACCTGATCTCGGTATGCCAGCCCGAGGCGTGCGGCCtgacggcgacgctgccgtGGGCGCTCACGTTCCACTTCcactcgtcgccttcttcggtGGCGCGGCAGCTTGCACCGTCGTCAGCGTTCGCGCGAAAtagcggcgagaaggaggatccgctgccgtcgtcctTGTCTCACAGAGACGCGTGCGAAGCcgagggcagcgccgagaagcggcctgcggcgtccgcgcgcgcgcagggctGCAAGGCGCCAGGTCTCCCCCTCCTGCTGCCCCCCtcggtgtctccgccgtACGAAGGCTGGGCGTCCTTCGAGTCTCTTTTCCTCAACAACCTCCGCCAGGCGTCGTACATGTTGACggggtctgcggcggcgtttcACCGCCTGTCGAAAGCCGACGAACTGAACGTCCTCAATGCCTTCCGCTCGTCGGACTTCGCCGCCTACTTTGACGCGGTCGCCCCtctggagggcgacgaccCGACGCGGCCGCTACGTCCCGCCGACGGCTctcgcggagcccgcggggGGGCATCTGACCCGcggagcgggcgcgcgggcagcgacCTTGAGGGGGAAGcccaggcgcgcgggcgaggaagaagcgcgcaagagagaagaggcggcgccgaagcgtgcgacgcgcgcgagggtcAGGACTCTGCAGCCACTGCCTCGTGTcggggcgaggaaggcgcggggcTTCGGCGGGAGGACGCGGGCCGGGGACGCAAGAGGCGGCAGGACAGGGGGTcgatgcagcggctgccCGTGCGGCTTCATTTTGTGActcgaggcgccgacgagcgaCGGGAGTCCGAGTGTTGGGGCGACGACTCAGAAAGCGACggtgcgggcgacggcgcgcggggcgcctcttcctcttggAGTGCCTTCCGCGCCAAGTCGAGGAGCTCAGAGGGCGTGCCTCTGATTACCTCCATGCTCATCGCTGCGCCAGTCTTTGCCCGTGAGAGCGAgcagggcgcgcgcagcgctgcttccgaggcgagaggagatCCCTCCTCAGTCCCGTCTCGTGAAGATCGCGAAGCGCGTTCGATGCGTGCCTCTTCGTTGGccgccagcgaaggcgcctcaGAGCAGGGGGggcacgaagacgaggcgagggcagaggCCGTCAGcgatgcagaggcgagacagGCCGTCGAGcgagaccgccgcggcgtctctccgcttcagcgcagcagcgaggtctcgtcgtcgcatgcagaggacTCCAGCCATCCAGACGCGATGGCCTTCTACACGCTGGGGGATCTTTTGCACTCGACAGTGGCGCAGCTGTTCCCCAAGAAGACGTGGCGCAGACTTCCGCAGGCCCCCGGCGACAGAGGACGCACGCGGCCTCGTGAGAGGGAGGCGGTTTCGCGCGCCGATCGCAGCGAAGTGGAAGCGAGTCTCGCCacggcgcgggagagagagagggagagggggaaggcgaaggcggagcaCGACGCACGGCTCGAGacgcctgcttcgcggcggcgcggcctgcgccgccagcgaggggGACGCCGCGAGAGGTGGAGGGAGGGTGCGGACCTGACAGGCGGCTCTGACAGCGAGGCGGGGAGCGTCGAGGAGGGGGGAGTGCGCAGCGAGCTTGAAGAGAGCGAAATACTGACTCTTCACAGCGGGTACCGGTCGCGTGGATGCCGCGTCTTCGTGCAGGGGATTGAGCCGCTCCTGGACACGCCGCTCTACTGGCTGTGGAGGCATGCGGCCTGCACAGATCTTTTTCTTCACGTTGTTGTCGTCTTGCCGCccaccgcggccgcgccgccacgcggggGGGATCGCTCAGAATAG
- a CDS encoding hypothetical protein (encoded by transcript BESB_010390), which produces MQGGSWAVVSSCLSSPSFPQIARSVAPSRLRTLPPTRRRTHAPSLSLLLISVFLLFSSPSRRARHATTPVLLLSAHTSPLPLRLSSVLQSASLFALAAAQQPAGGSGGGDAPGAFEDSFIFIPDDVDDEFEFDFYPPEAVKPGEAAGRGPPGSPPGSASFAEHLLELPVSFWAALVSDASADARRQSDAERGEEALPPQAPRQRRLQSTNADAKGERIVRGPASAKKRVAAPRLDRRREERSS; this is translated from the coding sequence ATGCAGGGCGGATCCTGGGCCGTTGTTTCTagctgtctttcttctccctcctttCCGCAGATCGCTCGCTCTGTCGCTCCCTCGAGACTGCGTACTCTGCCGCcaacgcggaggaggacgcatgcgccttctttgtctcttcttctgatttctgtctttctcttgttctcctcgccctcgcggcgggcgcggcatGCGACTACTCccgttcttctcctctcggcGCATACCAGTCCTTTGCCGttgcgcctctcctctgtgcTTCAGTcggcctcgctcttcgctcTAGCCGCTGCCCAGCAGCCTGCCGGCGGCTCTGGAGGGGGGGACGCCCCCGGCGCGTTCGAGGACTCGTTCATTTTCATTCCAGACGACGTCGACGACGAATTCGAGTTCGATTTCTATCCGCCGGAGGCCGTCAAACCGGGCGAAGCCGCTGGACGGGGGCCCCCGGGGTCGCCGCCTGGCAGCGCGTCCTTCGCAGAGCACCTCCTCGAACTCCCCGTCTCCTTCTGGGCGGCCTTGGTAAgcgacgcgtctgcagacgccCGCCGGCAGAgtgacgcggagagaggcgaggaggcgctgccgccgcaagctccgcggcagcgacgcctaCAGAGCACGAACGCGGACGCAAAAGGAGAACGGATCGTGCGGGGGCCTGCGTCGGCGAAGAaacgcgtggcggcgcctcgtctggatcgcagacgcgaagaacgaagcagctga
- a CDS encoding hypothetical protein (encoded by transcript BESB_010410), with protein sequence MSQPTPRSPPQGSVSAASEGSRSPPQASSGPHQNSGKAIFCQDVPASVAVFPSSGARPSAAPSGAQTGAPAVTVTVAPAPSAGVLSTTAPITYVSGSQTGDSARPYPLVFVDPPSVSSLQYPVSPATSSSSLSRTVQWARTSAAASSTGTPLRTDAELLLKPMAQAPVYRKQEASAAPSTSDTHYYRVPCPVTAYGAPSGAPGAETVTTRFISTSAEAAAMPALGVPTTTAVSRACVMREEPHYTESAGDRLLLPMREVDQFTSNCTVSEPAYDLGQAVEVRTVPTRRRRRKMRGCGDCAFCRDCAIPFMDTLATCMSALLLPYAGNPTGSLVQPDAHAYYQTGYYGLPQTPAGPTVDTICMDCGDIVGSEKVDELMFVDMVSKGDLSSYTAMKRRTEEEESGKIPLPAFAYAPPRSPPSKKANKSEASDEDKWERRARESENRRGREFAYPKDDSGRVALPAFKLEEKEKKGGKGNKGS encoded by the exons ATGTCGCAACCTACTccgcgcagcccgccgcaGGGCTCTGTGTCTGCTGCATCAGAAGGatcgcgctctccgcctcagGCGTCGTCCGGTCCACATCAGAACTCCGGCAAAGCGATTTTTTGTCAAGATGTGCCTGCCTCTGTCGCCGTGTTTCCCtcctcaggcgcgcggccttccgcggcgccctcgggtGCTCAGACTGGAGCGCCGGCCGTCACAGTGACGGTCGCCCCCGCGCCATCTGCTGGCGTTCTTTCGACCACGGCCCCCATTACGTACGTGTCTGGTTCCCAGACGGGCGACTCGGCTCGTCCGTATCCTCTGGTTTTCGTCGACCCTCCCTCTGTCTCGAGTCTCCAGTACCCTGTGTCGCCTGCCACGAGCTCTTCGTCGCTTTCGCGCACAGTCCAGTGGGCGCGAacttctgcggctgcgtctaGCACCGGAACGCCTCTGCGCACAGACGCGGAGCTGCTTTTGAAACCaatggcgcaggcgcctgtcTACCGCAAACAAgaggcgagtgcggcgccgTCGACCTCTGACACGCACTACTACCGCGTCCCCTGTCCCGTGACCGCGTACGGAGCTCCGtccggcgcgccgggcgcggagactgtGACGACGCGCTTCATCAGCACGTCCGCAGAAGCGGCTGCGATGCCTGCGCTCGGGGTCCCGACCACAACCGCGGTCTCCAGGGCCTGCGTCATGCGAGAAGAGCCCCACTACACGGAATCCGCCGGCGACCGGCTCCTCCTGCCGATGAGAGAAGTCGACCAGTTCACCTCCAACTGCACAGTTTCCGAGCCCGCGTATGACCTGGGTCAG GCTGTCGAGGTGCGGACAGTCCCcaccaggcgccgccgccgaaagatgagaggctgcggcgactgcgCGTTTTGCCGAGACTGCGCGATCCCGTTCATGGACACGCTAGCCACGTGTATGTCGGCACTGCTGCTGCCCTACGCGGGAAACCCGACTGGTTCGCTGGTTCAGCCTGACGCGCACGCCTACTACCAGACTGGCTACTACGGCttgccgcagacgcctgcaggTCCGACCGTTGACACCATTTGCATGGACTGCGGAGACATCGTGGGCAGCGAGAAAGTCGACGAGTTGATGTTCGTCGACATGGTTTCCAAGGGCGACCTTTCCAGCTACACGGCGATGAAGAGACGcaccgaagaggaggaatcAGGAAAAATCCCTCTGCCCGCGTTTGCCTACGCTCCGCCCAGGTCCCCGCCCTCCAAGAAAGCCAACAAG AGCGAAGCGAGCGATGAAGATAAGTGGGAGCGCCGGGCTCGCGAGTCGGAGAATCGCCGCGGACGTGAGTTCGCGTACCCGAAGGACGACAGCGGGCGTGTGGCGCTCCCCGCCTTCAAgctggaggagaaggagaagaagggaggGAAAGGCAACAAGGGATCTTAA
- a CDS encoding hypothetical protein (encoded by transcript BESB_010420), producing MSRDVSRSAVFLLLGSAAEAYVIEHLLPESKKTSFQLRRHEDLDGERRRSAAAPAPRGGGAVSTASTSPSSSTSSASSPSASTAPDTIEEELYSCKGVCAPPAAAADAPRCCQAMDVAHNDFGEDHSFSAWVRRLGTAVREALFHPAAVSPFIFHRACHASFGGDIEHDLGDLVPATQAASTAAASRRRAPLSCLTWSPQALLRTLQSGDALFAGLSLKGCLGEMLGTFLVAFVVHAAGRAASLHARAADAEGLAAEDFFFSGWGIAARLPLLLYTVGAVLGFFCNPAFLYAAYSAFARSPSACADVCDAARMNCVSVNLLAALHYIAAGIAAFIALALLPLDLQTAEAARKADLLGSQLAWLAITEALGACLMGAAVLQLLSLSSFFRASRQQACRALLTEARRGRGASGSAHPSPAALPTSSSLRRSFFSRSFPFFGTQADLASSFASPAPLRHVAKPPARAVALPLLLLLLTWALPPSRSSLNPAIAYTSNCARRQAGKFFFAPSGQNVGAQQPAAAARVVRAPGSWAAVPPATDSAPVLEVPVREDGEGNFIELESSVHLETVAPATSSSSSPSPPSSGEAPRHSESSSFVAVHANSPSPSAPVASSFSLEGGVVPFSLLEGAPEEAEAKVSAAEPAEDTGKEQEVRPVQALPASASRFFEEGEANEEAGGVPDFLLPPGVGEDKEEVEAIHVLNREGGDGEILFEFDEACATATPWFSFFLLFSAAPYLGALVAALLWKRLGGSDKQGWLAVDASLIG from the exons ATGAGTCGTGACGTGTCTCGGTctgccgtcttcctccttcttgGCAGCGCTGCGGAAGCCTACGTCATCGAGCATCTCCTTCCGGAATCTAAAAAGACCTCGTTCCA ACTCCGCCGCCATGAAGATCTCGatggagagcgaagacgaagtgctgccgctcctgcgccgcgtggGGGGGGTGCGGTCTCCACGGCGTCgacgtctccctcgtcgtcgacgtcttccgcctcgtctccaaGCGCGTCGACGGCTCCAGATACTATCGAAGAAGAGCTCTACTCGTGCAAAGGCgtgtgcgcgccgccggccgccgccgcagacgccccgcgctgctgccaggCGATGGACGTCGCTCACAACGACTTCGGCGAAGACCATTCTTTCTCTGCTTGGGTTAGGAGACTCGGCACAGCCGTGCGGGAGGCGCTCTTCCATCCGGCAGCCGTCTCGCCCTTCATCTTCCACCGCGCCTGTCACGCCTCCTTCGGCGGCGACATTGAGCACGACCTGGGCGACCTCGTGCCGGCGACCCAAGCGGCGTCtactgcggctgcctcccggcgtcgcgcgccgctctcctgtCTGACCTGGTCGccccaggcgctgctgcggactctgcagagcggcgacgcgctcttCGCAGGACTCTCCCTGAAGGGGTGCCTCGGCGAAATGCTCGGCaccttcctcgtcgcgttTGTCGTCCATGCTGCGGGGCGGGCTGCGAGTCTCCACGCGAGAGCGGCCGATGCCGAAGGCCTAGCGGCGGAAGACTTTTTCTTCAGCGGCTGGGGCATCGCGGCGCGACTGCCGCTCCTGCTCTACACAGTCGGCGCCGTCCTCG GTTTCTTTTGCAACCCCGCTTTCTTGTACGCGGCTtacagcgccttcgcgcgctctCCGTCTGCTTGTGCCGACGTTTGTGACGCCGCGCGCATGAACTGCGTCTCAGTCaacctcctcgccgctctccactACATCGCCGCTGGCATCGCGGCGTTCatcgctctcgctcttctccccTTGGACCTGCagactgcggaggccgcgcggaaggccgaTCTTCTCGGTTCGCAGCTCGCGTGGCTCGCCATCActgaggcgctcggcgcctgcctcatG GGTGCGGCCGTTCTTcagctgctgtctctctcgtcgtttttccgcgcctcgcgccagCAGGCGTGTCGCGCACTCTtgacggaggcgcggcgtgggAGGGGTGCGTCTGGGAGTGCACAcccgtcgccagcggcgttgccgacttcttcgtctttgcgccgctccttcttctcgcgctcgttCCCCTTCTTCGGGACTCAGGCCgacctcgcctcctcgtttgcgtcgccggcgcctctgcggcacgTAGCcaagccgccggcgcgtgcggtcgcgcttccgctgctgctgcttcttctcacTTGGGCTCTCCCGCCGTCGCGATCGTCTCTGAACCCCGCCATCGCCTACACCTCAAACTGCGCCCGCCGGCAAGCGGGGAaattcttcttcgcgccgagCGGCCAAAATGTGGGTGCCCAACaacctgcggcggctgcgcgtgtcGTGAGGGCGCCGGGGAGCTGGGCGGCAGTGCCGCCCGCAACGGACAGCGCACCAGTGCTTGAGGTGCCTGTGAGGGAGGATGGCGAGGGAAACTTTATCGAACTGGAGTCGTCAGTGCACCTCGAAACGGTAGCTCCGGCtacctcttcttcctcctcgccgtcgcccccttCTTCTGGCGAAGCGCCCCGCCACAGCGAGTCGTCGTCCTTCGTGGCTGTGCATGCGaactcgccgtcgccttccgcgcccgtGGCCTCCTCGTTTTCACTGGAGGGGGGCGTCGTGCCCTTCTCGTTGTTGGAGGGCGCGCcagaggaggccgaggccAAAGTGAGCGCCGCGGAACCTGCTGAAGATACCGGGAAGGAGCAAGAGGTTCGTCCTGTTCAagcgctgcctgcctcggcctcgcgcttcttcgaggagggcgaggcgaacgaggAGGCCGGGGGCGTGCCGGATTTTCTGCTCCCTCCTGGCGTCGGGGAAGACAAGGAGGAAGTCGAAGCCATTCATGTTCTCaacagagagggaggggacGGCGAGATCCTCTTCGAGTTCGATGAAGCCTGTGCGACTGCAACCCCCtggttttccttcttcctcctcttctcggcCGCGCCCTACCTGGGCGCCCTCGTAGCGGCGCTGCTGTGGAAGAG GCTTGGAGGAAGCGATAAGCAAGGCTGGCTGGCTGTTGACGCCTCTCTTATCGGTTGA